From Chitinophagaceae bacterium, a single genomic window includes:
- a CDS encoding uracil-DNA glycosylase has protein sequence MTTARVNPKIEKSWEALLKGSFKDPYFHEIKKYLLNEKQKGKLIYPQAKNIFKAFDLCPVDHVKIIILGQDPYHGEGQAHGLSFSVPDGIKPPPSLKNIFKEIIDDIGELNIKNGNLENWAKQGVLLLNAILTVEASKPASHSKIGWHYFTNSVITKLSEQKSKLVFMLWGKYAQEKIQMIDQKKHLVLTAPHPSPFSADKGFFGCKHFSKANHYLVKNNKSAIKW, from the coding sequence ATGACAACCGCAAGGGTAAATCCGAAAATTGAAAAAAGCTGGGAGGCGCTGCTCAAGGGAAGTTTCAAGGATCCCTATTTTCATGAAATAAAAAAGTATTTACTAAATGAAAAACAAAAAGGTAAGCTAATATACCCCCAAGCAAAAAATATTTTTAAAGCTTTTGACTTATGTCCGGTTGACCATGTTAAAATAATCATACTAGGACAAGATCCTTATCATGGAGAGGGACAAGCTCATGGTCTTTCTTTTTCAGTTCCTGATGGAATCAAGCCTCCCCCTTCTTTGAAAAATATTTTTAAAGAGATAATTGATGATATCGGTGAACTAAACATAAAAAACGGTAATTTAGAAAACTGGGCAAAACAAGGTGTTTTATTATTGAATGCAATACTCACAGTAGAAGCATCTAAACCGGCTTCGCACAGTAAAATTGGATGGCATTATTTCACAAATTCAGTGATTACAAAATTATCTGAACAAAAAAGCAAGCTGGTATTTATGCTATGGGGAAAATATGCTCAAGAAAAAATTCAAATGATTGATCAAAAAAAACATCTGGTTTTAACAGCCCCACACCCTTCCCCATTTTCAGCAGATAAAGGATTTTTTGGCTGCAAGCACTTTTCCAAAGCAAATCATTACTTAGTCAAAAATAATAAATCTGCGATAAAATGGTAG